AAATGCACAAAATGTCCAAGTATTTCTTTGCGACATGAGCGTGTTGGTGACGTTCTCTGTTATTGATTCAGGAATGTTCAGCTCTTGGTGTGAAGCGCAGGCAATGGGATGCGGTACGTTCTGTCCCTGTCCTCGCTGGATGCTGACTGATGAGAGACAGCGACTCCTCGGGCTGGAGTTTCGTCCCTTCGTCCCGGCGCTTGATCCGGTGACGCTGCGTGACCCCCCGCGACCCCGTACCCGGTCTCCAGCTGATCCGCTGCCTCCGAGAGGACCTCACGGACagaatgtgttgatgtgaacatGCTCGGCCTGCGTTGACCTTTGGATGTTTGACCTGTGGGCCTGTGAAGCCGCGGCTGGTGAATTAAAGTCCATCATCTGTGGTTATGATCATGAAACGCGGGTTTCATGTAAACTCAACAGCTTTTATTCTCACAGTTGGCCTGAagtgaaatgttttatttataccaTGGGTCAGTTTAGCCAAGCAATCTAATTTATTTAAGACGTGTTCCATGCTGTTAATCCCCATAAAACATGGCTTGGTTTGTTGCCGTGGTAACCGGGGAGCTACTGTAGTTAGCTACTTTGCAGTCTCTCTGTGTTCCACTTCTGCCTTTGACTAATATGCATTCAGAGTTTTGTggacatatacagtatgatgcGATGGGAGATGTTGCAGGGCCTCGCGGCTGCCAGATTCTGTGCAGTGAAGCCGCTCTGCGGAACCTTACCCGTCCTGTTCTGGCTGTGCTCACTTTAGCTTTTCACACTTTCATCTTTTGCTTTTGTGTCGGACCTGCATAATTTATGATGGGCTATATTACTGTACGGACGCCTCTCATCAGTTCCTCATCGAACTGGGGCTCGTGATCGCTGTGGGGCAGAAGGAGGGCCACAGTTATTTGCTGGACGTCTTTAGCCGGTCATAAGCTGATCAGTAATAAACAAAGCTCAGCCTAAAGCTGCTTCTGGGATGTGTCCTTACTACGGGAGCTTATGAATGTCACCCAGGAAGATCTGGCAAACTCAAACAAGGCCATGATGATGGCTTTCTATAATTAACAGGGTAGAATGATGGATATGAACACGTCAGATATCTGGGTGCTGCGCTGTCCTAATACAGATTCCACAGGCAGAGTTTCACATCTTTAATCCTTCTGGCGATATAAGAAAGGTACAAACACAATCTGCTTATGTTTATCATAACTTATGGGAAAGAAATCAAATGAGGACCAGGATGTAAAAACTGAAGACACTTCCCAAAAACCGCAGTTTTTTTATTAGGAAAATCAGGAGAAAGCTGAGTGAAAAGGTTGAAATCACGTCTATTACACGTCTATTTAATACTATTATTAAATTACGTCTATCAGACGTCTTTACATGAACCACGTTGAGATAAACAGAACTGGCAAAGAAGTAACAGGTTCAGCACAGTGTGACGGCGAGAGGCTGCACAGCATCACACGTCTGCGCCAGCGACGGCGCCACTCACGTATGCAATTCACTTTGCATCACAAAAGCATCATGTTTTGAGGGCAAACCCACTAATAAGACACTAAAACGCTGAAGGGCCCCAAAAATAGCGGCAGCCGAGTGATGTGAATGGAGCTCGAGCGGCTCTCGCGGTGCCGTCCCCGTCGTGAGTCACGCGCGGCCGTTGCTTTGCGTCTCGGCGCCGTGGGCGGACGCGTGGGTGAcgctgggagggggggggggggggggagaacgACGCGCCACGCACGCAGCGCTCGGCCTCGGCTTCGTTCGGCCGCTCGTTGCTACGATACGACGACGGGAGATGACACGCGCGCACGGGAAGTACGTCAGACGCAACGACTGCGCGTCCGACTCAAGGCGGTGGGAAGTGAAAGCGGGCACGAACCCCACGTGAGCTGCTGCGACCATGTTAACCTGTGTGTTCCCTGTTAAGTGAAGGCAACGACGCTCACGCGCAGATGATGACAGCTGTTTTAACCATCGCGTAGCTCTCAGTCTCTGGTATTTCCTGCGATGCTCCCAGCACCATTTAAAAACGTGAGGCCCATTCATTTGAACTGTGTGTATATTATTATTGGGAGGAAATCAAattgttttataaatatataaataagtaCTAGAGAGAGTAGCTAATATTTTTATTCCCTAATGATGCTGAGTAGCGACATAAAACCCATAAAACTTGAGGCACAAACCTTTGAGAATATTAATTCTGCATCTTAAGACTGGAATGAAGGAATTTCCACTTTGTTGTGCCAATAAATGCAGCCGAAGGTTCTGGATGCGGGGACTTTCCTTGCCGGAGGCAAATAGCTGCTGGGTGACTTGTCTTCCTCTGGTCCTggagctccctccctcccacaccAGCGCTTGACACGTCTGTCAGACGAGTGAATCAAAATCCAACGCCTCGGAAATGTCTGAGTCCAACGTCACACGATTTCTGCACCCCTGAGGGAAAGCAAAGAGCGTTTCTGTTTGCTCCTGCACATGAGGCGACGCCGGCACTGACGGATGGACCCCACATGGCCCCGGTGGAGGCTTCTGCTCGTGAAGCGCTCCCAGCAGCGTAaggagacagtgatgaagagccCTGACGCtcagggagcagagcagctctgctgagCTCCGCTGCCATTCGTCACCGAGCGGGAACCTGGCTCAGGCTGCTGCCGACTGGACTTGACTAAACTCCTGTAATCACTGCTTATTAAGTCCCCATCAGCAGCGTGCGAGTCCGTCGGCCAGTTCTCCCTTCAGCCTCGGCCAGACTGAAAAATCTCCACTTATTATTTTATGTCCAACTCAGGATGATGCCCAAACATCTTTGATTCAAAGCTGTTATAAGCTACTTTTTAGACTAATAATAGCTGTCATGCCTAAACTTGAAGCCTTTGATGTACTCCCACAATCATTTCCAtctttttttcctattttaatTCGTGCTGGGCCACAAACCAGACCGACGAACCCAGTGGAGCATCAACAGCTAAATAAGCAGTCACGGCCGACTAGCAGGTGCAGATGCAGTTCTGTTTTACGACTGACTTTAATCAACTCGATGTAAGTCTCATTGTGACGAAAATGTGTCAATGTCGCTTTAAACTAAAGGCCTGTATTTATAGGTTTATCGGAGCCTCGTTCTGACACCGAGCCCTACTAATTGAGCTCTCCACAGACACCTCCCTAGATCTAAAATGGGTAAAAAGTCCATTGTGGAGGTGAAGAGGGACAAAGTAGGCCAAGGACTCTCACAGAAAATAGACTGTGACTCACTAAGGGGTCGGTTCATCCTGGGAAagcacaggaaatggaaacaaatgtgggttaataatgataataatcctAGAAGTAACAGATGGGTCAGGATTAATTAAAGGGGTCAGGTTTACTTCAGCTGTAATGCTGGTGATTTTATATTTAATGCAGTGAACGTCCAGTACCACCACTACCTGAATGTACGTCTAACTTCTCTATTTGACCCAAAACATCAAATGTGTGTTCAATTTAAACAGTAACATAACAACAGGTAAATTAAATCTGTTTGACAACATTAAATGGTAATTGTGTAGATGCACTTAAAATATCTGTTAAGAATGGtgaataataatttatatacaTTCCATACTTATAACAAAAAACTATTAAGCATGAATGGAGTGTGAAGACCCTCTCTAGGTAGGTCCTTGTTTTTAGGAGCCTGGTAGAATTCAGATCAGCTGGTCCTTAACCAATAACACAAATCCATAGATTCGTTCTCCTGCAACGCCCCCATGTGGCGACATGCGTCAGTGCAGGGTATTAAAAAGGAATGCTTCAAAACATCAGCCCATGTTTATTTATGTAAGTCCTcaaatgacaaagaaaaaaaacatactaaCAGGTGGTGGGCTCAACCCTATACAGAGGTACAACGGTGAGAAACACTCAAACTATCACACAGGTAACAGTCAAAGCTCAAGGCAAATAGAGTACATTTTCAAAAGATCCATCAGTTCAACTCATCACGGGGCCTTTGGAAGCAGTGGGTTGTACAAACCAGCATAGACTGAATCtgttttacttacagtatttctTTTGCACCTCATCACTTTGACTGTTGAGCAAATCAACTGTTGACATCATCAAGGCCAGTCAGAAGCCAATTCAAGACACACACTTAGCTCTCAtgcacacagtgacacacagatGGGCCCATTCTCATTTCAACAGGTAACGCACCGTTAACTCTTCACACGTCCCAAGTCCAGTAACGAAATCTCAGTTACACAGTTAAAAGTGGAAAGGTGTAGGTGTTACATACCAAATTCAGCAATATTCAACAGATGCATACAGCTGTGTCTTAAAACGCTCAGTTATAAATGGTGGTGAGGTGAAAAACTCAGAAAGGGCACATTAGGGAGAAACAGGGCTGGAGTGGGCTGATGAATGAACCCGTGGCACTTTGACCTCTTAAGGGATTAAAATTAGGCATTGGCATAAGTAACAGGTGGTAAGGCGCCAGTAATTACATTGAAGTCAGGAGTTACTGTGCATAAGGAATGAAACTCTTACACCCAGTGTTTCTGTCCACACTTAAATCATGTCCATGATGCCATGTTAGCAAGAACCATCATAGAGTTAGTGTCATCTACCAATTGGAGAAACTGGTATATAAAGGATCCTATGCATGCTTGGATCTCCTTAACCTGACGAGAAATACAAACTCACAACCGGCACTTCACTCTTTGTACTAAATCATGATTAATCATGTTTGTGGCTCAGTTATCCTCAATATTTTTTATTAGAGGACCTGGacaaagaggatgaggagcaagAAACACAGTACACAtctaaaaacaaatgtaatgcAAATATTAACAGCAAGGTTGTGGATTTATGAGCTAAAGTATACTTCCTATATGTACACTAGATCTGTCGGATTTGTACAGAAAATATTTTCAAGTATGTTAGACGACCCCTTTACACAGATGATGTGAATCTCTCCTGTTGTAAACCCAAGAAGGAAAAGAACTCGGGTAGCATTCTTTTTCTAAACATTGTGGATGTAATGTTCTGTATAAGGAACATTGACTACTTCATGAAGGAAACAGATCTATACCATGATAAAAAAGTATAAATGGCAAGTTATTGGACAGCAGTCAGCTGGGTCcttattagaaaaaaaaaatcgcaGTGCTCCATTAGCATCAAGTTCTGTTATCAAGAGTTGGCTGTTCCCTTCTCAACGATGTCTAGCTCACATTTGCTTGTGAATGTCTGTAATAAAGTGTTTCTTGTTCTAATTCTGGCAGACAGCTATTGCCTCGAATCTGAGCAGCGAGGCTGTGGATCCATGGATACATATTCCACAGGCAAAGGCCtaaaaataatgagaaaaaaaaaaaagatccaaaGCATTTTGCCACTGAAAACACGACCTGACCTTCTCTATGCCATTCAAGACTCTTCatacaaaacttaaaaaaacaactcttaaaagaaatataaaaactgGACTACCCTGTCCTGACTCACATGGAACAGCAGGATTGGGTAGGGATGATAGACCTGGGATCAGGCTACTTTCGTTGTACAGCGGCAGTATCTTCATCCTTCAAGACAAACTTTTTCCTCAAAGCTTCTGAAATCAGAGAAGCTGAATCCTCCTCCCTCAGGGACGTACAGCCTCTATGGTACCTGGAATGACACACAGCAAGCATTTACAACCTGTGAATAAGGGTCTTCATAGCATCATTGTAAATTGAGTAAACCATTAAGTTGTATATAGTAGTAAATATCTCACCTCAGGCCAACTGTGCATAGTAAGAATAGTATGTAATAACATAAATGTTTTCTGCTTACCTGTCATGACTCATTTTCATTCGGTTCATGTCCTTCAGGATGTCCATAACATCAGCAAAACTGGTGGATTTTGATAGGGACActgtgtcctcctctgcctcccggAAGTCCATGCTGGGCCTGTCCAGGTCAAAGGTTGCAGAGGCTGTCATGGAAACAGGTGGCACTGGGTCGGGGACCAGCTCTGACATCATAGAGTCTACATCTttatcctcctctgcctcctcctcttcctcctcctcctcctctgtgacgtCGCTGATAACAAAGGATGCGGCAGCTGTGGCAGCCGGCTGGTAAGATGCTGTCTCAAAAGGTGCCATGGAGAAGCTCATACTCGTGTCATCTGGGGAGAGCAGATCAGGTGTCAGGGGGTTGGAGCCTGTAAGAATCAGAACAAAGCAGAGATTAGTGGCACGTTGATTTTGGGATAGATTTCCTCACAGCCTAAACCTTAGAAAAGTAACCCAGTCTAATAATTTACAATTtacaacttttttatttttcatgaaaAGGTTAAAGTTACATTTTTCTTCCACAACGACCTTTGTTCACATGCTATCTCAGGGGAAACCTAACTGAGAGCTGAGTTGGCTCAACAACAGAGCTAAAAATCTGATACTTGAAAAGTATCAGATTAAAATTATTGGAAACACAATACACGTGAATACCTGATACTTTCTCATCCCTCTATAAATGTTTAACGTGCGATGTCCAATCTCTACTCAACCCAAGAGATTATCTTTAGTCACTGACCTACAAACTGCTGCCAAGACATCTTATTACCAAAGAGATTTAGGAGAATCAGGACAGCTGACAAAAGAATCACAGTCACATGAATACAGTAATTCTTTGGTAGGCTCGCACTCAGGTGGCCTCAATAAAGCAATCTTAGATCTACAATGCTTTATGAGTCATACTTAAATAGTAATAAAAGTaatactgaaaaaaaacagtcataCTGCTAACAGTTCTTAAATCCTGTGTTATTCTATAGACAAGTACATTTTGTGAAGATGGCAGTTCTGGTTTGGATTACCCACCAGAATCACTTGACACAATTTTTGCAATCTGTGCACGCAGTTTGCTGAGCTCATCTTGCAGGGCTGTGGTACGGTTTAGTGCTGTGACCCCAGGCTTCCTCAGTCCCTCCACCCTTTTGCCCTCGCGGCGGAAGTTGGGAACAGATGAGTTCCGGTGGAGCACCAGGAGAGGTGTGGGACGCCATTCGTGTTTTAGAGGACGTGAGTCACTCCTAAAAAACAGAAGAGTTATTGATTAGTGACTTCAGGCAGCTGCTTTAAACCATCTGAAACCTAATGCAGTGAGGTACAATTGAATGTGAAGTAATGCAACAGCCCTGCAATGTTGTTTGTTCATCAAGTACTGACCGCACTCTGGCATAAGTCTCTTCTTCATCTGCAACAATCCAGGCGATATCTGCCAAAGTAGGAACCATAGGCCCATCCAAAGGCCGTAGAGAAGGCAGACCTGGCAGTTCCTGGTGCACAAGGATACAAGACTATTttataaacaaaaatatttataatgcGGTAATAGACTAATGTCATATTGAATATTGTATGTACCTGGAAACATGCCCTTTGTGTTGGTTTAAGTGGAAGTGTGGAACCTATTCTTCTTACGACACTTCGAGTAGATCCATGAGGCTTGTTCTGCCAGATAGGAATAACTtcctgcaacacaaaaaaaactctGTCTCTCCATAAGCTGTAATATTTTCACATCCAATTTTAGTTTACTTTAGTTTATTTGCCTTCATGTACAACTGTAGAGAAAAAAATGCAGTGATATAAGCTAAAGAAGCAACACTCTTGAAAGTAATGATATATCTTACTGTATCTGTCTCCATAGTGAAGGTGGGTCAGTGTCATTCACTGTTAAGTTGCACACCAATGACTGGTGCTAGTAGTGGCTGCAGATGGAGCAGTTTAATGGGCAGAGGCCATGTCTGGCTGACTTCCAACTCTTGGGATATAAAAGAGTTATTACTTAGAGCATCTTGAGAGAAATATGCAGGATATAAACTTAAATACATTATTTTACTACCAAATCAGATCAAGTTGTATAACAATTGCACAAACGTTTTAAGATTGATTAAACAAATTTCTGATATCTGATATGGTGGTTAGATATTTGTTGAAGTCACATGTAGACAGCTGACGTATTGTCTAAACTTTAACGAGCAAGTTGCATATTTGCTGAGTAATGCAGCAGCTTATACCGTGAGATATCAAAGTGCAATTGTATAAATGAAATACAGAGAGATCTAAGATCTTTAGCAGAAATACAAATGCCTCAAATAAATCGCcgttataaaaatgttttcatgtacAAGTAGCAATACCACAAGGTCGCGTGCTTAGATGATAAAATACGCCGTTCATATCTTAGATAATTATCGATTACATGCCTCCAAACAACTGGCACACGTTTGTAATCTTCCCGTCGTTGGAAAAATTGTTAGAGTTACACATATGCTAGCATAGCTAACTGCTAACTAGTAATTATCACGATGCTTGCGTTACCGCAGGGTCCTCTGAATAACGTCACCCTAGATGAAAAAAAGGTGAAGAGCTTCAGGAAGATATAAGCGTAGACGTTGCGTTTTTGTTTGCACTACCTTTGCTCAGTTCGCCACGAGCCGGTTACTAAGGTTATAAGACACAGCGACCGTCCGTTAGCTTTAGCACAACCAACACTGCCCCCTGGTTGAACCTCAAATGTGCAATAGACTACGACGTGTGTTGCGCTTATATTCACAATATGCGATGACAGCGAAACTTACAGCACACGAAACCTTGGAAAGCAACACGGTTGAGCTTTGTTTAAATAGCGGCTCCCTGCCTTTCAGAGTTATGTTTTCGTTCATAGGCCGGAACTACTGCCTCCCTTCCCTGTGATCTGATTGGCTAGGACCCGGTGACCTCACTCTACGGAGACTGGTCTTCGAGCGCCCCCTAGAGGTGAAGTTGAGCAGTGTTGAACATGGCTACTTGCTTTAAAAATACTTTTAACACGAAACAGCACGATTAAATGTTATCGTTGTTCATTTTATGAGCTTTGTCTGGACAGAAAGGGAACTATAAAGAATTTAAAAttcattctgtttctgttgtttcatACGGTCGAATGCTTCCTAAGTATTTCTTTCGACCTGCAACACACTCAAAGATTGGCGCAACGCAAGATGGTTCACCACCACCGTCGCTGGTTGATTTCTCCTTCCAGGAGGAGACTATCTTGACAGTCGGCCATTAAAAACCCAGGGCGGAGCGTGAGTGTTGAACTTATTACTCTTGTCTGCAGTGATATCATAACACTGCAATATGAAGACGCGTTCACATGACCGCCACCCGTCTCCATCCTTTGGCAAAACACGGGTTAGTAACGGTGCCTGCTCGTTTAAATCCTCCATGTCTGTCTGGGCTTCTGATGTAATGCTTCTCTGCCGTTGTAGCGGTCTCTATTTTCTAGTGTTTACTAAAACGCTTGGTTCCTGCAGCCTGCGACGATGCATG
Above is a window of Betta splendens chromosome 22, fBetSpl5.4, whole genome shotgun sequence DNA encoding:
- the mtfr1l gene encoding mitochondrial fission regulator 1-like; the encoded protein is METDTEVIPIWQNKPHGSTRSVVRRIGSTLPLKPTQRACFQELPGLPSLRPLDGPMVPTLADIAWIVADEEETYARVRSDSRPLKHEWRPTPLLVLHRNSSVPNFRREGKRVEGLRKPGVTALNRTTALQDELSKLRAQIAKIVSSDSGSNPLTPDLLSPDDTSMSFSMAPFETASYQPAATAAASFVISDVTEEEEEEEEEAEEDKDVDSMMSELVPDPVPPVSMTASATFDLDRPSMDFREAEEDTVSLSKSTSFADVMDILKDMNRMKMSHDRYHRGCTSLREEDSASLISEALRKKFVLKDEDTAAVQRK